Proteins from a genomic interval of Bombus affinis isolate iyBomAffi1 chromosome 16, iyBomAffi1.2, whole genome shotgun sequence:
- the LOC126925458 gene encoding tumor protein p63-regulated gene 1-like protein isoform X1 has protein sequence MDETYFDEAPAGNFETATLEITKELDVNELNSQNTVPVGADTAKKNRENETYTSSEVPSSKDLSNIPFKHIDIHSFFSDRNEVVDRALKDCQESLINEEEKDIIGSWLLTEISLWDIEKERLVILSKKAIYSIKYDFISLKILEYNRIPLLQIDTLVSGELVYPPSSLAPRLSGLAEGVSSIFHYAGRQEWSTLVSCTDFAQFEPRKRHMSGIRLMWNKGNPVPLTKKWNPFAKDIPWLTYASHPLFWYKGSEAEKARFNVEGLQSLIKDFLPSDCIIRNGLIIIENYFGVGALVHNRNGLGFYKIRGKVSF, from the exons ATGGATGAAACGTATTTCGATGAAGCACCCGCGGGAAATTTTGAAACAGCTACGCTAGAAATCACCAAAGAACTCGATGTCAATGAGTTGAATAGTCAAAACACTGTTCCTGTTG GAGCTGATACTGCAAAGAAGAACAGAGAGAATGAGACATATACTTCAAGTGAAGTTCCATCATCGAAGGACTTGTCTAATATCCCTTTCAAACATATAGATATTCACTCTTTTTTCTCTGATAGAAACGAAGTTGTTGACAGAGCGCTAAAAGATTGTCAAGAGAGTTTAATAAATGAAGAGGAAAAGGATATTATTGGAAGCTGGCTGTTGACAGA AATAAGTCTGTGGGATATTGAGAAAGAAAGATTAGTCATACTTTCAAAAAAAGCTAtttattcgataaagtatgACTTCATTTCCTTAAAGATATTAGAGTACAATCGGATACCTTTGTTGCAAATTGATACGCTCGTCTCGGGCGAATTAGTTTATCCTCCTTCGTCCTTAGCACC ACGATTAAGTGGATTGGCAGAGGGTGTATCATCAATATTTCATTACGCAGGCCGTCAAGAGTGGTCTACTCTTGTCTCTTGTACAGATTTTGCACAGTTTGAACCTAG AAAAAGGCACATGTCTGGGATAAGACTGATGTGGAACAAAGGCAATCCAGTACCATTAACTAAGAAATGGAATCCATTTGCAAAGGATATACCATGGCTTACTTATGCTAGTCATCCATTATTTTGGTACAAAG GATCAGAAGCAGAGAAAGCAAGGTTTAATGTTGAAGGTTTACAGTCATTGATTAAAGATTTTTTACCATCAGATTGCATTATAAGAAATGGTCTTATTATTATAGAAAACTACTTTGGTGTAGGTGCCTTAGTACATAACAGAAATGGATTAGGTTTCTATAAAATTCGTGGCAAAGTCAGTTTTTAA
- the LOC126925450 gene encoding glycoprotein-N-acetylgalactosamine 3-beta-galactosyltransferase 1-like isoform X2, with protein sequence MYLYRLKLWPVFLIGFGIGFLLALILFAAQDLFNNISICQKSSLNLYSTNRNDLKWFMSDTWIKREITIQSWKDSTNMTYSKWLNNRKLRSKNIDMDTYLYGPESREELEAEWLKSNIHITCIVFVKKVKLARSIQDTWGKHCNKIYFFGQVKDPKMPIINFDTKLVSSWQLLCEAFRYVWKSSETLEWLIFVKDDTLVVLENLRYMLGPLNHTQDHYLGHAVTLWGQPYNVADAGYVISVGVLRKLIKMFDNSEKCVISGKYWKQEDYYLAKHLASMGIYPSDTRDQYLRGTFHGYSLQSLLWGETEKMHTLNYLLYHFHVLKRKAVFGSRKAAISISDKDVWRVALEDEFNITNLNNISSEMYYEIWHAKYSEPGQLIKNYQAND encoded by the exons ATGTATCTCTATCGTCTTAAATTGTGGCCTGTGTTTCTAATTGGATTCGGAATTGGCTTTCTCCTTGCCTTGATCTTATTTGCTGCTCAAGatttatttaacaatatttcCATTTGTCAGAAATCATCATTAAATTTGTACTCTACAAACAGAAATGATCTTAAATGGTTCATGTCTGATACATGGATCAAGCGAGAGATTACTATACAGAGTTGGAAAGATTCTACAAACATGACATATAGTAAATGGTTGAATAATAGAAAACTGAGGTCAAAAAATATTGATATGGATACTTATCTTTATGGTCCTGAAAGTAGGGAAGAATTAGAAGCAGAGTGGTTGAAGTCAAATATTCATATCACTTGTATTGTATTTGTAAAAAAAGTTAAATTGGCTAGATCTATCCAGGATACTTGGGGAAAACACTGTAACAAGATATATTTCTTTGGTCAAGTGAAAGATCCTAAAATGCCTATTATAAATTTTGATACAAAATTAGTATCTTCGTGGCAACTTTTATGTGAAGCCTTCAGGTATGTGTGGAAGAGCAGTGAAACTTTAGAATGGCTTATCTTTGTAAAAGATGATACATTAGTGGTTCTTGAAAATTTGCGGTACATGCTTGGTCCATTAAATCACACTCAGGATCATTATTTGGGTCATGCAGTTACTCTCTGGGGTCAACCTTATAATGTAGCTGATGCTGGATATGTAATTAGCGTGGGAGTGCTTAGGAAGCTAATTAAAATGTTTGATAACTCAGAAAAATGTGTAATCAGTGGCAAATATTGGAAACAGGAAGATTATTATCTCG CTAAACATTTGGCTTCTATGGGAATTTATCCTTCTGATACAAGGGACCAGTATTTAAGGGGAACTTTTCATGGATACTCTTTGCAATCTTTATTATGGG GAGAAACAGAAAAAATGCACACATTGAATTATTTACTATATCATTTTCATGTCTTAAAGAGGAAAGCTGTTTTTGGAAGTAGAAAAGCAGCAATATCCATATCCGACAAGGAT GTTTGGAGAGTCGCGTTGGAAGACGAGtttaatattacaaatttaaatAACATTTCTAGCGAGATGTACTATGAAATATGGCATGCAAAATATTCTGAACCAGgacaattaattaaaaattatcagGCTAATGATtaa
- the LOC126925458 gene encoding tumor protein p63-regulated gene 1-like protein isoform X2: MDETYFDEAPAGNFETATLEITKELDVNELNSQNTVPVGADTAKKNRENETYTSSEVPSSKDLSNIPFKHIDIHSFFSDRNEVVDRALKDCQESLINEEEKDIIGSWLLTEISLWDIEKERLVILSKKAIYSIKYDFISLKILEYNRIPLLQIDTLVSGELVYPPSSLAPKRHMSGIRLMWNKGNPVPLTKKWNPFAKDIPWLTYASHPLFWYKGSEAEKARFNVEGLQSLIKDFLPSDCIIRNGLIIIENYFGVGALVHNRNGLGFYKIRGKVSF; encoded by the exons ATGGATGAAACGTATTTCGATGAAGCACCCGCGGGAAATTTTGAAACAGCTACGCTAGAAATCACCAAAGAACTCGATGTCAATGAGTTGAATAGTCAAAACACTGTTCCTGTTG GAGCTGATACTGCAAAGAAGAACAGAGAGAATGAGACATATACTTCAAGTGAAGTTCCATCATCGAAGGACTTGTCTAATATCCCTTTCAAACATATAGATATTCACTCTTTTTTCTCTGATAGAAACGAAGTTGTTGACAGAGCGCTAAAAGATTGTCAAGAGAGTTTAATAAATGAAGAGGAAAAGGATATTATTGGAAGCTGGCTGTTGACAGA AATAAGTCTGTGGGATATTGAGAAAGAAAGATTAGTCATACTTTCAAAAAAAGCTAtttattcgataaagtatgACTTCATTTCCTTAAAGATATTAGAGTACAATCGGATACCTTTGTTGCAAATTGATACGCTCGTCTCGGGCGAATTAGTTTATCCTCCTTCGTCCTTAGCACC AAAAAGGCACATGTCTGGGATAAGACTGATGTGGAACAAAGGCAATCCAGTACCATTAACTAAGAAATGGAATCCATTTGCAAAGGATATACCATGGCTTACTTATGCTAGTCATCCATTATTTTGGTACAAAG GATCAGAAGCAGAGAAAGCAAGGTTTAATGTTGAAGGTTTACAGTCATTGATTAAAGATTTTTTACCATCAGATTGCATTATAAGAAATGGTCTTATTATTATAGAAAACTACTTTGGTGTAGGTGCCTTAGTACATAACAGAAATGGATTAGGTTTCTATAAAATTCGTGGCAAAGTCAGTTTTTAA
- the LOC126925450 gene encoding C1GALT1-specific chaperone 1-like isoform X1, which yields MYLYRLKLWPVFLIGFGIGFLLALILFAAQDLFNNISICQKSSLNLYSTNRNDLKWFMSDTWIKREITIQSWKDSTNMTYSKWLNNRKLRSKNIDMDTYLYGPESREELEAEWLKSNIHITCIVFVKKVKLARSIQDTWGKHCNKIYFFGQVKDPKMPIINFDTKLVSSWQLLCEAFRYVWKSSETLEWLIFVKDDTLVVLENLRYMLGPLNHTQDHYLGHAVTLWGQPYNVADAGYVISVGVLRKLIKMFDNSEKCVISGKYWKQEDYYLAKHLASMGIYPSDTRDQYLRGTFHGYSLQSLLWGIVKTGVYWTRALYPVKNECCSFISVTFNVGETEKMHTLNYLLYHFHVLKRKAVFGSRKAAISISDKDVWRVALEDEFNITNLNNISSEMYYEIWHAKYSEPGQLIKNYQAND from the exons ATGTATCTCTATCGTCTTAAATTGTGGCCTGTGTTTCTAATTGGATTCGGAATTGGCTTTCTCCTTGCCTTGATCTTATTTGCTGCTCAAGatttatttaacaatatttcCATTTGTCAGAAATCATCATTAAATTTGTACTCTACAAACAGAAATGATCTTAAATGGTTCATGTCTGATACATGGATCAAGCGAGAGATTACTATACAGAGTTGGAAAGATTCTACAAACATGACATATAGTAAATGGTTGAATAATAGAAAACTGAGGTCAAAAAATATTGATATGGATACTTATCTTTATGGTCCTGAAAGTAGGGAAGAATTAGAAGCAGAGTGGTTGAAGTCAAATATTCATATCACTTGTATTGTATTTGTAAAAAAAGTTAAATTGGCTAGATCTATCCAGGATACTTGGGGAAAACACTGTAACAAGATATATTTCTTTGGTCAAGTGAAAGATCCTAAAATGCCTATTATAAATTTTGATACAAAATTAGTATCTTCGTGGCAACTTTTATGTGAAGCCTTCAGGTATGTGTGGAAGAGCAGTGAAACTTTAGAATGGCTTATCTTTGTAAAAGATGATACATTAGTGGTTCTTGAAAATTTGCGGTACATGCTTGGTCCATTAAATCACACTCAGGATCATTATTTGGGTCATGCAGTTACTCTCTGGGGTCAACCTTATAATGTAGCTGATGCTGGATATGTAATTAGCGTGGGAGTGCTTAGGAAGCTAATTAAAATGTTTGATAACTCAGAAAAATGTGTAATCAGTGGCAAATATTGGAAACAGGAAGATTATTATCTCG CTAAACATTTGGCTTCTATGGGAATTTATCCTTCTGATACAAGGGACCAGTATTTAAGGGGAACTTTTCATGGATACTCTTTGCAATCTTTATTATGGGGTATTGTTAAGACTGGTGTTTATTGGACTCGTGCATTATACCCAGTAAAAAACGAATGCTGCTCATTTATATCTGTTACTTTTAATGTAGGAGAAACAGAAAAAATGCACACATTGAATTATTTACTATATCATTTTCATGTCTTAAAGAGGAAAGCTGTTTTTGGAAGTAGAAAAGCAGCAATATCCATATCCGACAAGGAT GTTTGGAGAGTCGCGTTGGAAGACGAGtttaatattacaaatttaaatAACATTTCTAGCGAGATGTACTATGAAATATGGCATGCAAAATATTCTGAACCAGgacaattaattaaaaattatcagGCTAATGATtaa